Proteins found in one Vulpes vulpes isolate BD-2025 chromosome 13, VulVul3, whole genome shotgun sequence genomic segment:
- the ATP8B2 gene encoding phospholipid-transporting ATPase ID isoform X2 translates to MTVPKEMPEKWARAGAPPSWSRKKPSWGTEEERRARANDREYNEKFQYASNCIKTSKYNILTFLPVNLFEQFQEVANTYFLFLLILQLIPQVSSLSWFTTIVPLVLVLAITAVKDATDDYFRHKSDNQVNNRQSQVLINGSLQQEQWMNVCVGDIIKLENNQFVAADLLLLCSSEPHGLCYIETAELDGETNMKVRQAIPVTSELGDISRLAKFDGEVVCEPPNNKLDKFSGTLYWKESKFPLSNQNMLLRGCVLRNTEWCFGLVVFAGPDTKLMQNSGRTKFKRTSIDRLMNTLVLWIFGFLVCMGVILAIGNAIWEHEVGTRFQVYLPWDEAVNSAFFSGFLSFWSYIIILNTVVPISLYVSVEVIRLGHSYFINWDKKMFCAKKRTPAEARTTTLNEELGQVEYVFSDKTGTLTQNIMVFSKCSISGHSYGDVFDVLGHKAELGERPEPVDFSFNPLADKKFLFWDSTLLEAVKMGDPHTHEFFRLLSLCHTVMSEEKNEGELYYKAQSPDEGALVTAARNFGFVFRSRTPKTITVHEMGTAVTYQLLAILDFNNIRKRMSVIVRNPEGRIRLYCKGADTLLLDRLHPSTPELLSTTTDHLNEYAGEGLRTLVLAYKDLDEEYYGAWAQRRLQASLAQDSREDRLASVYEEVESDMVLLGATAIEDKLQQGVPETIALLTLANIKIWVLTGDKQETAVNIGYSCKMLTDDMTEVFVVTGHTVLEVREELRKAREKMMDASHSVGNGFTCQERRSSAKLTSVLEAVAGEYALVINGHSLAHALEADMELEFLETACACKAVICCRVTPLQKAQVVELVKKHKKAVTLAIGDGANDVSMIKTAHIGVGISGQEGIQAVLASDYSFSQFKFLQRLLLVHGRWSYLRMCKFLCYFFYKNFAFTMVHFWFGFFCGFSAQTVYDQYFITLYNIVYTSLPVLAMGVFDQDVPEQRSMEYPKLYEPGQLNLLFNKRQFFICIARGIYTSVLMFFIPYGVFAEATRDDGTQLADYQSFAVTVATSLVIVVSVQIGLDTGYWTAINHFFIWGSLAVYFAILFAMHSNGLFDMFPNQFRFVGNAQNTLAQPTVWLTITLTTVVCIMPVVAFRFLKLSLKPDLSDTVRYTQLVRKKQKAQHRCLRRVGRTSSRRSGYAFSHQEGFGELIMSGKNMRLSSLALASFATRSSSNWIESLRRKKSDSASSPCGAADKSLKE, encoded by the exons aagaagaaaggagggcaCGAGCCAATGACCGAGAATACAACGAGAAGTTCCAGTATGCG AGTAACTGCATCAAAACCTCCAAGTACAATATTCTCACCTTCCTGCCCGTCAACCTCTTTGAGCAGTTCCAGGAAGTTGCCAATACCTACTTCCTGTTCCTTCTCATTCTGCAG TTGATCCCGCAGGTGTCTTCCCTGTCCTGGTTCACCACCATCGTGCCTTTGGTTCTTGTCCTTGCCATCACAGCTGTGAAAGATGCCACTGATGACTAT TTCCGCCACAAGAGTGATAACCAGGTGAATAACCGGCAGTCTCAAGTGCTCATCAATGGAAG CCTCCAGCAAGAGCAGTGGATGAATGTCTGTGTTGGTGATATTATCAAGCTAGAAAATAATCAGTTTGTGGCG GCGGATCTCCTCCTCCTTTGCAGCAGTGAGCCCCATGGCCTGTGTTACATAGAGACAGCAGAACTTGATGG AGAGACCAACATGAAAGTGCGCCAGGCAATCCCAGTCACCTCGGAGTTGGGAGACATCAGTAGGCTCGCCAAGTTTGATG GTGAGGTCGTCTGCGAGCCTCCCAACAACAAGCTGGACAAGTTCAGTGGGACCCTTTACTGGAAGGAGAGCAAGTTCCCCCTGAGCAACCAGAACATGCTCCTGCGAGGCTGCGTGCTGCGGAACACCGAGTGGTGCTTTGGGCTGGTCGTCTTTGCAG GTCCTGACACTAAGCTGATGCAGAACAGTGGCAGGACCAAGTTCAAGAGAACAAGTATTGATCGCCTAATGAATACACTGGTGCTCTGG ATTTTTGGATTCCTGGTGTGTATGGGGGTGATCCTGGCCATTGGCAATGCCATCTGGGAGCATGAGGTTGGGACGCGCTTCCAGGTTTACCTGCCCTGGGACGAGGCAGTGAACAGTGCCTTCTTCTCTGGCTTCCTCTCCTTTTGGTCTTACATCATCATCCTCAACACCGTTGTGCCCATATCGCTCTATGTCAG TGTGGAAGTCATCCGCCTGGGCCACAGCTACTTCATCAATTGGGACAAGAAAATGTTTTGTGCGAAGAAGCGGACACCTGCTGAGGCGCGCACCACCACCCTGAATGAGGAGCTGGGTCAGGTGGAGTATGTGTTTTCTGACAAGACGGGCACCCTCACCCAGAACATCATGGTCTTCAGCAAGTGCTCCATCAGCGGCCACAGCTACG GGGACGTGTTTGAtgtcctgggacacaaggctgaaTTGGGAGAG AGACCAGAGCCCGTCGACTTCTCCTTCAATCCTCTGGCCGACAAGAAGTTCTTATTTTGGGACTCTACGCTCTTGGAGGCTGTCAAGATGGGAGACCCCCACACGCATGAGTTCTTCCGCCTCCTTTCTCTGTGTCATACTGTCATGTCAGAAGAAAAGAACGAAG ggGAGCTGTACTACAAGGCTCAGTCCCCGGACGAGGGGGCCCTGGTCACCGCAGCCAGGAACTTCGGTTTTGTATTCCGCTCTCGCACCCCCAAAACCATCACTGTCCACGAGATGGGCACAGCCGTCACCTATCAGCTGCTGGCCATCCTGGACTTCAATAATATCCGCAAGCGGATGTCAGTCATCG TGCGCAATCCAGAAGGGAGGATCCGACTCTACTGCAAAGGGGCTGACACTCTCCTGCTGGACAGACTCCACCCGTCCACCCCGGAACTGCTCAGCACCACCACTGACCACCTGAAT GAGTATGCAGGGGAAGGGCTGAGGACCCTGGTTCTGGCCTACAAGGATCTGGATGAAGAGTATTATGGGGCGTGGGCCCAGAGGCGGCTGCAAGCCAGCCTGGCCCAGGACAGCCGGGAGGACAGGCTGGCCAGCGTGTACGAGGAGGTTGAGAGCGACATGGTG TTGCTGGGTGCAACAGCCATTGAGGACAAGCTTCAGCAGGGGGTCCCGGAGACAATTGCCCTCCTGACGCTGGCCAACATCAAGATTTGGGTACTGACTGGAGATAAGCAAG AGACGGCCGTGAACATCGGCTATTCTTGCAAGATGCTGACGGACGACATGACAGAGGTGTTCGTGGTCACTGGCCACACTGTCCTGGAAGTACGGGAGGAGCTCAG GAAAGCCCGGGAGAAGATGATGGATGCGTCCCACTCGGTGGGAAACGGCTTCACTTGCCAGGAGAGGCGTTCGTCCGCCAAGCTCACCTCTGTCCTGGAGGCCGTGGCTGGCGAGTATGCTCTGGTCATCAACGGGCACAGCCTG GCCCATGCGTTGGAGGCAGACATGGAGCTGGAGTTTCTGGAGACGGCCTGTGCGTGCAAAGCTGTCATCTGCTGCCGCGTGACCCCTCTGCAGAAGGCACAAGTGGTGGAGCTGGTTAAGAAACACAAGAAAGCCGTGACCCTCGCCATTGGGGATGGAGCCAACGATGTCAGCATGATCAAAA CGGCTCACATTGGCGTGGGCATCAGTGGACAGGAGGGCATCCAGGCTGTGCTGGCCTCCGACTACTCCTTCTCCCAGTTCAAGTTCCTGCAGCGCCTCTTGCTGGTCCACGGGCGCTGGTCCTACCTGCGCATGTGCAAGTTCCTCTGCTATTTCTTCTACAAGAACTTTGCCTTCACCATGGTCCACTTCTGGTTTGGCTTCTTCTGCGGCTTCTCTGCCCAG ACCGTCTACGATCAGTATTTTATCACCCTTTATAACATCGTGTACACGTCCCTTCCGGTCCTAGCCATGGGGGTCTTTGACCAG GACGTCCCTGAGCAACGGAGCATGGAGTACCCTAAGCTGTATGAACCAGGCCAGCTGAACCTGCTCTTCAACAAACGCCAATTTTTCATCTGCATTGCCCGAGGCATCTATACCTCCGTGCTCATGTTCTTCATCCCCTATGGGGTGTTTGCTGAGGCTACTCGGGATGATGGCACCCAGCTGGCTGACTACCAGTCTTTTGCAGTCACTGTGGCTACTTCATTGGTCATCGTGGTCAGCGTGCAG ATTGGGCTGGACACAGGCTATTGGACAGCCATCAACCACTTCTTCATCTGGGGCAGCCTAGCTGTTTACTTCGCCATCCTCTTTGCCATGCACAGCAATGGGCTCTTCGATATGTTTCCAAACCAGTTCCGGTTTGTGG GCAATGCCCAGAACACCCTGGCCCAGCCCACTGTGTGGCTGACCATCACTCTCACCACGGTCGTCTGCATCATGCCTGTTGTCGCCTTCCGGTTCCTTAAGCTGAGTCTGAAGCCTGATCTCTCTGACACG GTCCGCTATACCCAGCTggtgagaaagaagcagaaggcCCAGCACCGATGCTTGCGGCGGGTGGGCCGCACCAGTTCACGTCGCTCGGGCTATGCCTTCTCCCATCAGGAGGGCTTTGGGGAGCTCATTATGTCAGGCAAGAACATGCGGCTCAGCTCCCTGGCACTGGCCAGCTTTGCCACGCGCTCCAGCTCCAACTGGATCGAGAGCCTACGCAGGAAGAAGAGTGACAGTGCCAGCAGCCCCTGCGGTGCGGCCGACAAGTCTCTCAAGGAGTGA
- the ATP8B2 gene encoding phospholipid-transporting ATPase ID isoform X6: protein MGEVVCEPPNNKLDKFSGTLYWKESKFPLSNQNMLLRGCVLRNTEWCFGLVVFAGPDTKLMQNSGRTKFKRTSIDRLMNTLVLWIFGFLVCMGVILAIGNAIWEHEVGTRFQVYLPWDEAVNSAFFSGFLSFWSYIIILNTVVPISLYVSVEVIRLGHSYFINWDKKMFCAKKRTPAEARTTTLNEELGQVEYVFSDKTGTLTQNIMVFSKCSISGHSYGDVFDVLGHKAELGERPEPVDFSFNPLADKKFLFWDSTLLEAVKMGDPHTHEFFRLLSLCHTVMSEEKNEGELYYKAQSPDEGALVTAARNFGFVFRSRTPKTITVHEMGTAVTYQLLAILDFNNIRKRMSVIVRNPEGRIRLYCKGADTLLLDRLHPSTPELLSTTTDHLNEYAGEGLRTLVLAYKDLDEEYYGAWAQRRLQASLAQDSREDRLASVYEEVESDMVLLGATAIEDKLQQGVPETIALLTLANIKIWVLTGDKQETAVNIGYSCKMLTDDMTEVFVVTGHTVLEVREELRKAREKMMDASHSVGNGFTCQERRSSAKLTSVLEAVAGEYALVINGHSLAHALEADMELEFLETACACKAVICCRVTPLQKAQVVELVKKHKKAVTLAIGDGANDVSMIKTAHIGVGISGQEGIQAVLASDYSFSQFKFLQRLLLVHGRWSYLRMCKFLCYFFYKNFAFTMVHFWFGFFCGFSAQTVYDQYFITLYNIVYTSLPVLAMGVFDQDVPEQRSMEYPKLYEPGQLNLLFNKRQFFICIARGIYTSVLMFFIPYGVFAEATRDDGTQLADYQSFAVTVATSLVIVVSVQIGLDTGYWTAINHFFIWGSLAVYFAILFAMHSNGLFDMFPNQFRFVGNAQNTLAQPTVWLTITLTTVVCIMPVVAFRFLKLSLKPDLSDTVRYTQLVRKKQKAQHRCLRRVGRTSSRRSGYAFSHQEGFGELIMSGKNMRLSSLALASFATRSSSNWIESLRRKKSDSASSPCGAADKSLKE, encoded by the exons ATGG GTGAGGTCGTCTGCGAGCCTCCCAACAACAAGCTGGACAAGTTCAGTGGGACCCTTTACTGGAAGGAGAGCAAGTTCCCCCTGAGCAACCAGAACATGCTCCTGCGAGGCTGCGTGCTGCGGAACACCGAGTGGTGCTTTGGGCTGGTCGTCTTTGCAG GTCCTGACACTAAGCTGATGCAGAACAGTGGCAGGACCAAGTTCAAGAGAACAAGTATTGATCGCCTAATGAATACACTGGTGCTCTGG ATTTTTGGATTCCTGGTGTGTATGGGGGTGATCCTGGCCATTGGCAATGCCATCTGGGAGCATGAGGTTGGGACGCGCTTCCAGGTTTACCTGCCCTGGGACGAGGCAGTGAACAGTGCCTTCTTCTCTGGCTTCCTCTCCTTTTGGTCTTACATCATCATCCTCAACACCGTTGTGCCCATATCGCTCTATGTCAG TGTGGAAGTCATCCGCCTGGGCCACAGCTACTTCATCAATTGGGACAAGAAAATGTTTTGTGCGAAGAAGCGGACACCTGCTGAGGCGCGCACCACCACCCTGAATGAGGAGCTGGGTCAGGTGGAGTATGTGTTTTCTGACAAGACGGGCACCCTCACCCAGAACATCATGGTCTTCAGCAAGTGCTCCATCAGCGGCCACAGCTACG GGGACGTGTTTGAtgtcctgggacacaaggctgaaTTGGGAGAG AGACCAGAGCCCGTCGACTTCTCCTTCAATCCTCTGGCCGACAAGAAGTTCTTATTTTGGGACTCTACGCTCTTGGAGGCTGTCAAGATGGGAGACCCCCACACGCATGAGTTCTTCCGCCTCCTTTCTCTGTGTCATACTGTCATGTCAGAAGAAAAGAACGAAG ggGAGCTGTACTACAAGGCTCAGTCCCCGGACGAGGGGGCCCTGGTCACCGCAGCCAGGAACTTCGGTTTTGTATTCCGCTCTCGCACCCCCAAAACCATCACTGTCCACGAGATGGGCACAGCCGTCACCTATCAGCTGCTGGCCATCCTGGACTTCAATAATATCCGCAAGCGGATGTCAGTCATCG TGCGCAATCCAGAAGGGAGGATCCGACTCTACTGCAAAGGGGCTGACACTCTCCTGCTGGACAGACTCCACCCGTCCACCCCGGAACTGCTCAGCACCACCACTGACCACCTGAAT GAGTATGCAGGGGAAGGGCTGAGGACCCTGGTTCTGGCCTACAAGGATCTGGATGAAGAGTATTATGGGGCGTGGGCCCAGAGGCGGCTGCAAGCCAGCCTGGCCCAGGACAGCCGGGAGGACAGGCTGGCCAGCGTGTACGAGGAGGTTGAGAGCGACATGGTG TTGCTGGGTGCAACAGCCATTGAGGACAAGCTTCAGCAGGGGGTCCCGGAGACAATTGCCCTCCTGACGCTGGCCAACATCAAGATTTGGGTACTGACTGGAGATAAGCAAG AGACGGCCGTGAACATCGGCTATTCTTGCAAGATGCTGACGGACGACATGACAGAGGTGTTCGTGGTCACTGGCCACACTGTCCTGGAAGTACGGGAGGAGCTCAG GAAAGCCCGGGAGAAGATGATGGATGCGTCCCACTCGGTGGGAAACGGCTTCACTTGCCAGGAGAGGCGTTCGTCCGCCAAGCTCACCTCTGTCCTGGAGGCCGTGGCTGGCGAGTATGCTCTGGTCATCAACGGGCACAGCCTG GCCCATGCGTTGGAGGCAGACATGGAGCTGGAGTTTCTGGAGACGGCCTGTGCGTGCAAAGCTGTCATCTGCTGCCGCGTGACCCCTCTGCAGAAGGCACAAGTGGTGGAGCTGGTTAAGAAACACAAGAAAGCCGTGACCCTCGCCATTGGGGATGGAGCCAACGATGTCAGCATGATCAAAA CGGCTCACATTGGCGTGGGCATCAGTGGACAGGAGGGCATCCAGGCTGTGCTGGCCTCCGACTACTCCTTCTCCCAGTTCAAGTTCCTGCAGCGCCTCTTGCTGGTCCACGGGCGCTGGTCCTACCTGCGCATGTGCAAGTTCCTCTGCTATTTCTTCTACAAGAACTTTGCCTTCACCATGGTCCACTTCTGGTTTGGCTTCTTCTGCGGCTTCTCTGCCCAG ACCGTCTACGATCAGTATTTTATCACCCTTTATAACATCGTGTACACGTCCCTTCCGGTCCTAGCCATGGGGGTCTTTGACCAG GACGTCCCTGAGCAACGGAGCATGGAGTACCCTAAGCTGTATGAACCAGGCCAGCTGAACCTGCTCTTCAACAAACGCCAATTTTTCATCTGCATTGCCCGAGGCATCTATACCTCCGTGCTCATGTTCTTCATCCCCTATGGGGTGTTTGCTGAGGCTACTCGGGATGATGGCACCCAGCTGGCTGACTACCAGTCTTTTGCAGTCACTGTGGCTACTTCATTGGTCATCGTGGTCAGCGTGCAG ATTGGGCTGGACACAGGCTATTGGACAGCCATCAACCACTTCTTCATCTGGGGCAGCCTAGCTGTTTACTTCGCCATCCTCTTTGCCATGCACAGCAATGGGCTCTTCGATATGTTTCCAAACCAGTTCCGGTTTGTGG GCAATGCCCAGAACACCCTGGCCCAGCCCACTGTGTGGCTGACCATCACTCTCACCACGGTCGTCTGCATCATGCCTGTTGTCGCCTTCCGGTTCCTTAAGCTGAGTCTGAAGCCTGATCTCTCTGACACG GTCCGCTATACCCAGCTggtgagaaagaagcagaaggcCCAGCACCGATGCTTGCGGCGGGTGGGCCGCACCAGTTCACGTCGCTCGGGCTATGCCTTCTCCCATCAGGAGGGCTTTGGGGAGCTCATTATGTCAGGCAAGAACATGCGGCTCAGCTCCCTGGCACTGGCCAGCTTTGCCACGCGCTCCAGCTCCAACTGGATCGAGAGCCTACGCAGGAAGAAGAGTGACAGTGCCAGCAGCCCCTGCGGTGCGGCCGACAAGTCTCTCAAGGAGTGA
- the ATP8B2 gene encoding phospholipid-transporting ATPase ID isoform X5 has protein sequence MPLMTISFQFRHKSDNQVNNRQSQVLINGSLQQEQWMNVCVGDIIKLENNQFVAADLLLLCSSEPHGLCYIETAELDGETNMKVRQAIPVTSELGDISRLAKFDGEVVCEPPNNKLDKFSGTLYWKESKFPLSNQNMLLRGCVLRNTEWCFGLVVFAGPDTKLMQNSGRTKFKRTSIDRLMNTLVLWIFGFLVCMGVILAIGNAIWEHEVGTRFQVYLPWDEAVNSAFFSGFLSFWSYIIILNTVVPISLYVSVEVIRLGHSYFINWDKKMFCAKKRTPAEARTTTLNEELGQVEYVFSDKTGTLTQNIMVFSKCSISGHSYGDVFDVLGHKAELGERPEPVDFSFNPLADKKFLFWDSTLLEAVKMGDPHTHEFFRLLSLCHTVMSEEKNEGELYYKAQSPDEGALVTAARNFGFVFRSRTPKTITVHEMGTAVTYQLLAILDFNNIRKRMSVIVRNPEGRIRLYCKGADTLLLDRLHPSTPELLSTTTDHLNEYAGEGLRTLVLAYKDLDEEYYGAWAQRRLQASLAQDSREDRLASVYEEVESDMVLLGATAIEDKLQQGVPETIALLTLANIKIWVLTGDKQETAVNIGYSCKMLTDDMTEVFVVTGHTVLEVREELRKAREKMMDASHSVGNGFTCQERRSSAKLTSVLEAVAGEYALVINGHSLAHALEADMELEFLETACACKAVICCRVTPLQKAQVVELVKKHKKAVTLAIGDGANDVSMIKTAHIGVGISGQEGIQAVLASDYSFSQFKFLQRLLLVHGRWSYLRMCKFLCYFFYKNFAFTMVHFWFGFFCGFSAQTVYDQYFITLYNIVYTSLPVLAMGVFDQDVPEQRSMEYPKLYEPGQLNLLFNKRQFFICIARGIYTSVLMFFIPYGVFAEATRDDGTQLADYQSFAVTVATSLVIVVSVQIGLDTGYWTAINHFFIWGSLAVYFAILFAMHSNGLFDMFPNQFRFVGNAQNTLAQPTVWLTITLTTVVCIMPVVAFRFLKLSLKPDLSDTVRYTQLVRKKQKAQHRCLRRVGRTSSRRSGYAFSHQEGFGELIMSGKNMRLSSLALASFATRSSSNWIESLRRKKSDSASSPCGAADKSLKE, from the exons ATGCCACTGATGACTAT TTCTTTTCAGTTCCGCCACAAGAGTGATAACCAGGTGAATAACCGGCAGTCTCAAGTGCTCATCAATGGAAG CCTCCAGCAAGAGCAGTGGATGAATGTCTGTGTTGGTGATATTATCAAGCTAGAAAATAATCAGTTTGTGGCG GCGGATCTCCTCCTCCTTTGCAGCAGTGAGCCCCATGGCCTGTGTTACATAGAGACAGCAGAACTTGATGG AGAGACCAACATGAAAGTGCGCCAGGCAATCCCAGTCACCTCGGAGTTGGGAGACATCAGTAGGCTCGCCAAGTTTGATG GTGAGGTCGTCTGCGAGCCTCCCAACAACAAGCTGGACAAGTTCAGTGGGACCCTTTACTGGAAGGAGAGCAAGTTCCCCCTGAGCAACCAGAACATGCTCCTGCGAGGCTGCGTGCTGCGGAACACCGAGTGGTGCTTTGGGCTGGTCGTCTTTGCAG GTCCTGACACTAAGCTGATGCAGAACAGTGGCAGGACCAAGTTCAAGAGAACAAGTATTGATCGCCTAATGAATACACTGGTGCTCTGG ATTTTTGGATTCCTGGTGTGTATGGGGGTGATCCTGGCCATTGGCAATGCCATCTGGGAGCATGAGGTTGGGACGCGCTTCCAGGTTTACCTGCCCTGGGACGAGGCAGTGAACAGTGCCTTCTTCTCTGGCTTCCTCTCCTTTTGGTCTTACATCATCATCCTCAACACCGTTGTGCCCATATCGCTCTATGTCAG TGTGGAAGTCATCCGCCTGGGCCACAGCTACTTCATCAATTGGGACAAGAAAATGTTTTGTGCGAAGAAGCGGACACCTGCTGAGGCGCGCACCACCACCCTGAATGAGGAGCTGGGTCAGGTGGAGTATGTGTTTTCTGACAAGACGGGCACCCTCACCCAGAACATCATGGTCTTCAGCAAGTGCTCCATCAGCGGCCACAGCTACG GGGACGTGTTTGAtgtcctgggacacaaggctgaaTTGGGAGAG AGACCAGAGCCCGTCGACTTCTCCTTCAATCCTCTGGCCGACAAGAAGTTCTTATTTTGGGACTCTACGCTCTTGGAGGCTGTCAAGATGGGAGACCCCCACACGCATGAGTTCTTCCGCCTCCTTTCTCTGTGTCATACTGTCATGTCAGAAGAAAAGAACGAAG ggGAGCTGTACTACAAGGCTCAGTCCCCGGACGAGGGGGCCCTGGTCACCGCAGCCAGGAACTTCGGTTTTGTATTCCGCTCTCGCACCCCCAAAACCATCACTGTCCACGAGATGGGCACAGCCGTCACCTATCAGCTGCTGGCCATCCTGGACTTCAATAATATCCGCAAGCGGATGTCAGTCATCG TGCGCAATCCAGAAGGGAGGATCCGACTCTACTGCAAAGGGGCTGACACTCTCCTGCTGGACAGACTCCACCCGTCCACCCCGGAACTGCTCAGCACCACCACTGACCACCTGAAT GAGTATGCAGGGGAAGGGCTGAGGACCCTGGTTCTGGCCTACAAGGATCTGGATGAAGAGTATTATGGGGCGTGGGCCCAGAGGCGGCTGCAAGCCAGCCTGGCCCAGGACAGCCGGGAGGACAGGCTGGCCAGCGTGTACGAGGAGGTTGAGAGCGACATGGTG TTGCTGGGTGCAACAGCCATTGAGGACAAGCTTCAGCAGGGGGTCCCGGAGACAATTGCCCTCCTGACGCTGGCCAACATCAAGATTTGGGTACTGACTGGAGATAAGCAAG AGACGGCCGTGAACATCGGCTATTCTTGCAAGATGCTGACGGACGACATGACAGAGGTGTTCGTGGTCACTGGCCACACTGTCCTGGAAGTACGGGAGGAGCTCAG GAAAGCCCGGGAGAAGATGATGGATGCGTCCCACTCGGTGGGAAACGGCTTCACTTGCCAGGAGAGGCGTTCGTCCGCCAAGCTCACCTCTGTCCTGGAGGCCGTGGCTGGCGAGTATGCTCTGGTCATCAACGGGCACAGCCTG GCCCATGCGTTGGAGGCAGACATGGAGCTGGAGTTTCTGGAGACGGCCTGTGCGTGCAAAGCTGTCATCTGCTGCCGCGTGACCCCTCTGCAGAAGGCACAAGTGGTGGAGCTGGTTAAGAAACACAAGAAAGCCGTGACCCTCGCCATTGGGGATGGAGCCAACGATGTCAGCATGATCAAAA CGGCTCACATTGGCGTGGGCATCAGTGGACAGGAGGGCATCCAGGCTGTGCTGGCCTCCGACTACTCCTTCTCCCAGTTCAAGTTCCTGCAGCGCCTCTTGCTGGTCCACGGGCGCTGGTCCTACCTGCGCATGTGCAAGTTCCTCTGCTATTTCTTCTACAAGAACTTTGCCTTCACCATGGTCCACTTCTGGTTTGGCTTCTTCTGCGGCTTCTCTGCCCAG ACCGTCTACGATCAGTATTTTATCACCCTTTATAACATCGTGTACACGTCCCTTCCGGTCCTAGCCATGGGGGTCTTTGACCAG GACGTCCCTGAGCAACGGAGCATGGAGTACCCTAAGCTGTATGAACCAGGCCAGCTGAACCTGCTCTTCAACAAACGCCAATTTTTCATCTGCATTGCCCGAGGCATCTATACCTCCGTGCTCATGTTCTTCATCCCCTATGGGGTGTTTGCTGAGGCTACTCGGGATGATGGCACCCAGCTGGCTGACTACCAGTCTTTTGCAGTCACTGTGGCTACTTCATTGGTCATCGTGGTCAGCGTGCAG ATTGGGCTGGACACAGGCTATTGGACAGCCATCAACCACTTCTTCATCTGGGGCAGCCTAGCTGTTTACTTCGCCATCCTCTTTGCCATGCACAGCAATGGGCTCTTCGATATGTTTCCAAACCAGTTCCGGTTTGTGG GCAATGCCCAGAACACCCTGGCCCAGCCCACTGTGTGGCTGACCATCACTCTCACCACGGTCGTCTGCATCATGCCTGTTGTCGCCTTCCGGTTCCTTAAGCTGAGTCTGAAGCCTGATCTCTCTGACACG GTCCGCTATACCCAGCTggtgagaaagaagcagaaggcCCAGCACCGATGCTTGCGGCGGGTGGGCCGCACCAGTTCACGTCGCTCGGGCTATGCCTTCTCCCATCAGGAGGGCTTTGGGGAGCTCATTATGTCAGGCAAGAACATGCGGCTCAGCTCCCTGGCACTGGCCAGCTTTGCCACGCGCTCCAGCTCCAACTGGATCGAGAGCCTACGCAGGAAGAAGAGTGACAGTGCCAGCAGCCCCTGCGGTGCGGCCGACAAGTCTCTCAAGGAGTGA